From the Streptomyces syringium genome, one window contains:
- a CDS encoding GtrA family protein has product MALGREFAKFGTVGGLGIFVNLAVFNLCRATTGLPVVRCSVIATLVAIAFNYLGLRYFAYRDRDKSRRSREIALFAVFSAVGLVIENGVLYIATYGFGWDTPFQSNLFKFLGIGTATLFRFWSYRAWVFRALPAREPAGDGDGSPHGDPTNSTSKPAAYHPETTAPPP; this is encoded by the coding sequence CTGGCGCTCGGCCGGGAGTTCGCGAAGTTCGGCACCGTGGGCGGGCTGGGGATCTTCGTCAACCTCGCGGTCTTCAACCTCTGCCGCGCCACCACCGGCCTGCCCGTCGTCCGGTGCAGCGTGATCGCGACGCTGGTCGCCATCGCCTTCAACTACCTGGGGCTGCGCTACTTCGCCTACCGGGACCGGGACAAGAGCCGCCGCAGCAGGGAGATCGCCCTCTTCGCCGTCTTCAGCGCCGTCGGCCTGGTGATCGAGAACGGCGTCCTCTACATCGCCACCTACGGCTTCGGCTGGGACACCCCGTTCCAGAGCAACCTCTTCAAGTTCCTCGGCATCGGGACGGCGACCCTCTTCCGCTTCTGGTCCTACCGCGCCTGGGTGTTCCGCGCCCTGCCCGCCCGCGAGCCGGCGGGCGACGGGGACGGCTCCCCTCACGGGGACCCCACGAACAGCACGAGCAAGCCGGCCGCATACCACCCCGAGACCACCGCACCTCCACCGTAG